One Curtobacterium sp. MCLR17_007 DNA window includes the following coding sequences:
- a CDS encoding pyrimidine reductase family protein has protein sequence MNQLPAPIADLSDDDVVALYTAGVGLEAPPVSATSAGGWIRVNFVATADGAASTGGVSGSLGGDDDLRVFELLRRFADVVLVAAGTVRDEGYGPMRLRESDVAWRRAHGKPDHPVFAIVTGSLSLDPASNVFTDAPVRPIVLTSASAPADRRAALSAVAEVVSCGQDSVDVALVRAALVSRGLTAIHCEGGPSFLGALVAGDQVDELCLTIDPSLEGGAAPRIATGSSPQLRRMRLAHVLLGADDVLLTRYVRR, from the coding sequence GTGAACCAGCTGCCCGCCCCGATCGCGGACCTGTCCGACGACGACGTGGTCGCCCTGTACACCGCCGGTGTCGGCCTGGAGGCCCCACCCGTGTCCGCGACGTCGGCCGGCGGGTGGATCCGGGTCAACTTCGTCGCCACGGCCGACGGTGCCGCATCGACCGGCGGGGTGTCCGGCTCGCTCGGCGGCGACGACGACCTGCGGGTCTTCGAGCTGCTGCGCCGGTTCGCGGACGTGGTGCTCGTCGCCGCGGGGACGGTCCGCGACGAGGGGTACGGGCCGATGCGGCTGCGCGAGTCCGACGTCGCCTGGCGGCGGGCGCACGGCAAGCCCGACCACCCGGTGTTCGCCATCGTCACCGGTTCGCTGTCGCTCGACCCCGCGTCGAACGTCTTCACCGATGCGCCGGTGCGGCCCATCGTGCTGACGTCGGCATCAGCCCCTGCCGACCGTCGTGCGGCGCTGTCGGCGGTCGCGGAGGTCGTGTCCTGCGGCCAGGACTCGGTCGACGTGGCACTCGTGCGTGCTGCGCTCGTGTCGCGCGGACTCACGGCGATCCACTGCGAGGGCGGACCGTCCTTCCTCGGGGCGCTCGTGGCCGGGGACCAGGTCGACGAGCTCTGCCTGACGATCGACCCGTCGCTCGAGGGCGGTGCCGCACCGCGCATCGCCACGGGGTCCTCGCCCCAGCTGCGGCGGATGCGCCTGGCGCACGTGCTGCTCGGGGCGGACGACGTGCTGCTGACGCGCTACGTCCGCCGGTAG
- the folP gene encoding dihydropteroate synthase, with product MTTEPAAPRLQAAPGWVVPVLRHPVRTLGRRTIDFDHRIAVMAIINRTPDSFHDRGATFELDRAVAAAVRAADQGADWVDIGGVKFAPGPELPAADEVERVVPVIAQLSAESDVIISVDTFRADVARAAIDAGANVVNDTTGLSDPRMAAVVADSDATIVITHSTAPPRTKLPEPPHYDDVTASVVDFLRERVDRALAAGVPESRIIVDPGHDLNKNTVHTLELTRRLPEVVALGHLVLAAVSNKDFVGESLGRPRGERLAGSIAVATVSAMLGARIVRMHDVAESVDAMRMVEATLGWRAPMESRHNT from the coding sequence ATGACGACCGAACCGGCCGCGCCGCGCCTCCAGGCCGCCCCCGGCTGGGTCGTGCCCGTCCTGCGCCACCCGGTCCGCACGCTGGGCCGACGCACCATCGACTTCGACCACCGCATCGCGGTGATGGCGATCATCAACCGCACCCCTGACTCGTTCCACGACCGGGGTGCCACGTTCGAGCTCGACCGGGCAGTGGCCGCGGCGGTCCGCGCCGCCGACCAAGGCGCCGACTGGGTCGACATCGGCGGCGTGAAGTTCGCGCCGGGTCCCGAGCTCCCCGCCGCGGACGAGGTCGAGCGCGTGGTGCCCGTCATCGCCCAGCTCAGCGCCGAGTCGGACGTCATCATCAGCGTCGACACGTTCCGCGCCGACGTCGCGCGGGCCGCGATCGATGCCGGCGCGAACGTCGTCAACGACACGACCGGGCTGTCCGATCCGCGGATGGCCGCGGTGGTCGCCGATTCGGACGCGACCATCGTGATCACCCACTCGACCGCGCCGCCCCGCACGAAGCTGCCGGAGCCGCCGCACTACGACGACGTCACCGCATCTGTCGTGGACTTCCTGCGGGAGCGGGTCGACCGCGCGCTCGCCGCGGGCGTCCCCGAGTCGCGGATCATCGTGGACCCGGGGCACGACCTCAACAAGAACACCGTGCACACGCTCGAGCTCACCCGGCGCCTGCCCGAAGTGGTCGCGCTCGGCCACCTCGTGCTCGCCGCGGTGTCGAACAAGGACTTCGTGGGCGAGTCCCTCGGCCGGCCTCGTGGGGAGCGCCTGGCCGGGTCGATCGCGGTCGCCACGGTCAGCGCGATGCTGGGGGCCCGGATCGTCCGGATGCACGACGTGGCGGAGTCCGTCGACGCGATGCGGATGGTCGAGGCCACCCTCGGGTGGCGCGCACCCATGGAATCGAGGCACAACACGTGA
- a CDS encoding NCS2 family permease produces the protein MVSAPQTTETPRNRVASGLDRFFSITQRGSTIPREVRGGLVSFVTMAYIVILNPLILGGFNADQAAKDVTGGWLENAQVAAATGLVAGLMTIAMGLIANLPFGIAAGLGINSFLAVSVVHQVTWAEAMGLVVINGVVIVVLALTGIRTMIFTAVPAQLKAAITVGIGLFIAFIGLVDSGFVRTTNNASPPLQLGEDGSVGALPTIVFLIGLVIIGTLMARKVKGALLIGIVATTIIAIILQAVFQVPTSVDSKTGWNLNAPGLPSALFAFPDLSLVGHADLVGAFGRIGPLAASMLVFTLVFTNFFDAMGTMTGLAKAAGVAKPDGTFPRLRAALVVEGAGAIAGGGASVSSNTVFIDSAAGIGEGARTGMASVVTGLLFLASMFLTPLTQVVPLEVAAAGLVVVGALMVAQVADISWTDFGSALPAFLTIVVMPLTYSIANGIGAGFISWVLIKALSGRGREVSWLLYVVAAGFLLYFARGPLEAVLGVG, from the coding sequence TTGGTGAGCGCCCCGCAGACAACCGAAACGCCCCGGAACCGCGTCGCTTCCGGCCTCGACCGCTTCTTCTCCATCACCCAGCGCGGATCGACCATCCCCCGCGAGGTCCGTGGTGGCCTCGTCTCCTTCGTGACGATGGCCTACATCGTGATCCTCAACCCGCTGATCCTGGGCGGGTTCAACGCCGACCAGGCCGCCAAGGACGTCACCGGCGGCTGGCTCGAGAACGCTCAGGTCGCTGCGGCCACCGGGCTCGTCGCCGGCCTCATGACCATCGCGATGGGCCTGATCGCGAACCTGCCGTTCGGCATCGCGGCCGGTCTCGGGATCAACTCGTTCCTGGCCGTCAGCGTCGTGCACCAGGTCACCTGGGCCGAGGCGATGGGGCTCGTCGTCATCAACGGCGTGGTCATCGTCGTGCTGGCGCTGACCGGGATCCGGACGATGATCTTCACGGCGGTGCCGGCGCAGCTCAAGGCCGCCATCACCGTGGGCATCGGCCTGTTCATCGCGTTCATCGGGCTCGTCGACTCCGGCTTCGTGCGCACCACGAACAACGCGTCGCCGCCGCTGCAGCTCGGTGAGGACGGCTCCGTCGGTGCACTCCCGACGATCGTGTTCCTGATCGGGCTCGTCATCATCGGCACGCTCATGGCCCGCAAGGTCAAGGGCGCGCTGCTCATCGGCATCGTCGCGACGACGATCATCGCGATCATCCTGCAGGCGGTCTTCCAGGTGCCGACGTCGGTCGACTCCAAGACGGGTTGGAACCTCAACGCGCCGGGGCTGCCGAGTGCGCTGTTCGCCTTCCCCGACCTGTCGCTCGTCGGCCACGCCGACCTGGTCGGCGCGTTCGGCCGCATCGGGCCGCTCGCCGCGTCGATGCTCGTCTTCACGCTGGTCTTCACGAACTTCTTCGACGCGATGGGCACGATGACCGGCCTGGCCAAGGCCGCCGGTGTCGCGAAGCCCGACGGGACCTTCCCCCGCCTGCGTGCGGCGCTCGTGGTCGAGGGCGCCGGAGCCATCGCGGGTGGTGGCGCATCGGTGTCGTCGAACACGGTGTTCATCGACTCGGCAGCCGGCATCGGCGAGGGCGCGCGGACCGGCATGGCGTCGGTCGTGACCGGCCTGCTCTTCCTGGCGTCGATGTTCCTGACACCGCTGACGCAGGTCGTCCCGCTCGAGGTCGCCGCCGCCGGACTGGTCGTCGTCGGAGCGCTCATGGTGGCGCAGGTCGCGGACATCTCGTGGACGGACTTCGGGTCGGCCCTGCCCGCGTTCCTGACGATCGTCGTGATGCCGCTCACCTACTCGATCGCGAACGGCATCGGCGCCGGCTTCATCAGCTGGGTGCTCATCAAGGCGCTGTCCGGCCGGGGCCGCGAGGTCTCGTGGCTGCTCTACGTCGTCGCCGCGGGCTTCCTGCTGTACTTCGCGCGCGGACCGCTCGAGGCGGTGCTCGGGGTCGGCTGA
- a CDS encoding DUF1697 domain-containing protein gives MARWIALLRGVNVNGITIRSAELRALFEQRGYTDVRTVLASGNVVFDADADAASLQADIERALRDRFGYDAWIVLVPHQDLAAVVDGFPFSSAEDRHDYVLFGSDDTALDDLLSDLVTDPTVEQLARGDGVVYWSCPKGSSTDTAFAKRAAAARFKRTTTTRNTNTLRKLL, from the coding sequence ATGGCGAGGTGGATCGCACTGCTGCGCGGCGTCAACGTCAACGGGATCACGATCCGGTCCGCTGAGCTGCGCGCACTCTTCGAGCAGCGCGGGTACACGGACGTGCGGACCGTGCTGGCGTCCGGCAACGTGGTGTTCGACGCCGACGCCGACGCGGCGTCGCTGCAGGCCGACATCGAGCGCGCCCTCCGGGACCGGTTCGGCTACGACGCCTGGATCGTGCTCGTCCCGCACCAGGACCTGGCCGCGGTCGTGGACGGATTCCCGTTCTCCTCGGCCGAGGACCGGCACGACTACGTCCTGTTCGGCTCCGACGACACCGCCCTCGACGACCTGCTCAGCGACCTCGTGACGGACCCGACCGTCGAACAGCTCGCCCGCGGGGACGGCGTCGTCTACTGGTCGTGCCCCAAGGGGTCGAGCACCGACACCGCCTTCGCGAAGCGCGCTGCCGCGGCACGCTTCAAGCGGACGACGACCACCCGCAACACCAACACCCTGCGCAAGCTGCTCTGA
- a CDS encoding glycosyl hydrolase family 65 protein has translation MNPITSDPLDRVRYPVDEWALVETEYAPDEQGVAETNFAVGNGYLGLRGNLDEGRGGVQYGTYINGFHETWPIRHAEDAFGFAKTGQTIINAPDAKVIRLYVDDEPLVLAEADILRHTRRLDFRGGYLLRETEWSTPSGKRVLIRSRRLVSFTDRHLAVIDYEVTMLDHDASILLSSQILNRQDVVDEYHAGMRAAASASAFDPRKAETFSERVLEPRLKRNTATRSLLGYQAKSSGMTICVGVEHRIETENAWDESASIEDDLAKHVYRVHAKAGQPIRLTKNVVYHTSRGVPARELADRCDRTLDRAHAETVEETFAKQRVWMDDYWARSDVEIAGQPEVQQAVRWNLYMLAQATARTDGHGIAAKGVTGSGYGGHYFWDMEIYVLPFLSYTAPIVARNALRFRYNMLDSARARARELNQHGALFPWRTINGEESSAYYAAGTAQYHIDADIAHALMQYVRASGDTEFLKRGAIDILVETARLWEDLGFWRSNGDQKFHIDGVTGPDEYTTVVDDNMYTNVMARANLWFAVNACRELAVDDPEEYARMVRRTGLSEAEVVDWERAAESMEIPFDPHRGIHPQDAQFLDKELWDLENTPESKRPLLLHYHPLVIYRFQVLKQADVVLALFLQGNEFTPAEKRRDFDYYDALTTGDSTLSAVVQSIMAAEVGYHELAEQYFHTALYVDLADLHGNTSDGVHIASTGGIWGGLVNGFGGMRDHGGRMSFNPRLPEQWERLTYRLTVRGSRVRIDLEQQQMTFTVETGSGFTAWVHNQPHDIEAGEPTVVPIPHHGPRMSGHAPTTSDIQGTLRADGSVITASIPTISLERELEPEDTTA, from the coding sequence ATGAACCCCATCACCTCGGACCCACTCGACCGCGTGCGCTACCCGGTCGACGAGTGGGCGCTCGTCGAGACCGAGTACGCCCCCGACGAACAGGGCGTCGCCGAGACGAACTTCGCGGTCGGCAACGGCTACCTCGGGCTGCGCGGCAACCTCGACGAGGGCCGCGGTGGGGTGCAGTACGGCACGTACATCAACGGGTTCCACGAGACCTGGCCGATCCGGCACGCCGAGGACGCCTTCGGTTTCGCCAAGACCGGGCAGACGATCATCAACGCCCCGGACGCCAAGGTCATCCGGCTGTACGTCGACGACGAACCGCTGGTCCTGGCCGAGGCCGACATCCTCCGGCACACGCGTCGGCTCGACTTCCGCGGCGGGTACCTGCTGCGTGAGACCGAGTGGTCCACGCCGTCGGGCAAGCGTGTCCTCATCCGCTCGCGGCGGCTCGTGTCGTTCACCGACCGGCACCTGGCGGTCATCGACTACGAGGTCACGATGCTCGACCACGACGCGTCGATCCTGCTGTCGAGCCAGATCCTCAACCGGCAGGACGTCGTCGACGAGTACCACGCCGGCATGCGCGCGGCGGCGTCGGCATCGGCGTTCGACCCGCGCAAGGCCGAGACCTTCAGCGAGCGTGTGCTCGAACCCCGGCTCAAGCGGAACACGGCGACCCGCTCCTTGCTCGGGTACCAGGCCAAGAGCTCGGGCATGACGATCTGCGTCGGTGTCGAGCACCGGATCGAGACCGAGAACGCGTGGGACGAGTCCGCGTCGATCGAGGACGACCTGGCCAAGCACGTCTACCGGGTGCACGCCAAGGCCGGGCAGCCCATCCGCCTGACCAAGAACGTCGTGTACCACACCTCGCGCGGGGTCCCGGCTCGCGAGCTCGCCGACCGGTGTGACCGCACGCTCGACCGCGCACACGCCGAGACGGTGGAAGAGACCTTCGCCAAGCAGCGGGTCTGGATGGACGACTACTGGGCGCGCAGCGACGTCGAGATCGCGGGGCAGCCCGAGGTCCAGCAGGCCGTGCGCTGGAACCTGTACATGCTGGCGCAGGCGACCGCACGCACCGACGGGCACGGCATCGCGGCGAAGGGCGTGACGGGCTCCGGCTACGGCGGCCACTACTTCTGGGACATGGAGATCTATGTCCTGCCGTTCCTGTCGTACACGGCGCCGATCGTCGCCCGGAACGCGCTCCGGTTCCGCTACAACATGCTCGACTCCGCGCGCGCCCGGGCCCGCGAGCTCAACCAGCACGGCGCGCTGTTCCCGTGGCGGACGATCAACGGCGAGGAATCGAGCGCCTACTACGCCGCCGGCACCGCGCAGTACCACATCGACGCGGACATCGCCCACGCGCTCATGCAGTACGTGCGCGCCTCCGGGGACACCGAGTTCCTGAAGCGCGGTGCGATCGACATCCTGGTCGAGACCGCCCGACTGTGGGAGGACCTGGGGTTCTGGCGCTCGAACGGCGACCAGAAGTTCCACATCGACGGCGTCACCGGCCCGGACGAGTACACGACGGTCGTCGACGACAACATGTACACGAACGTGATGGCACGGGCGAACCTGTGGTTCGCGGTGAACGCGTGCCGTGAACTCGCGGTGGACGACCCGGAGGAGTACGCCCGCATGGTCCGGCGCACCGGGCTGAGCGAGGCCGAGGTCGTCGACTGGGAGCGCGCCGCCGAGTCGATGGAGATCCCGTTCGACCCGCACCGTGGCATCCACCCGCAGGACGCCCAGTTCCTCGACAAGGAACTCTGGGACCTCGAGAACACGCCCGAGTCCAAGCGGCCGCTGCTGCTGCACTACCACCCGCTGGTGATCTACCGGTTCCAGGTGCTCAAGCAGGCGGACGTCGTCCTGGCGCTGTTCCTGCAGGGGAACGAGTTCACCCCGGCCGAGAAGCGTCGCGACTTCGACTACTACGACGCGTTGACCACCGGTGACTCGACGCTGTCCGCCGTGGTGCAGTCGATCATGGCGGCCGAGGTCGGGTACCACGAGCTCGCCGAGCAGTACTTCCACACGGCCCTGTACGTCGACCTGGCCGACCTGCACGGCAACACGTCGGACGGGGTCCACATCGCGTCGACCGGCGGCATCTGGGGCGGGCTGGTCAACGGCTTCGGTGGCATGCGCGACCACGGCGGGCGGATGTCGTTCAACCCGCGCCTGCCCGAGCAGTGGGAACGACTGACCTACCGCCTCACCGTGCGCGGGTCCCGCGTGCGGATCGACCTCGAACAACAGCAGATGACGTTCACGGTCGAGACCGGGTCCGGGTTCACGGCGTGGGTGCACAACCAGCCGCACGACATCGAGGCGGGCGAGCCGACCGTCGTGCCCATCCCGCACCACGGGCCCCGCATGTCCGGGCACGCGCCGACGACCAGCGACATCCAGGGCACCCTGCGCGCCGACGGGTCGGTCATCACGGCGTCGATCCCGACGATCTCACTCGAGCGCGAACTCGAGCCCGAGGACACCACCGCCTGA
- a CDS encoding beta-phosphoglucomutase family hydrolase: protein MTSSDRRTPARLADARALLFDLDGVLTPTADVHMRAWSRLFTPYLEQHGVAPYTEQDYFAYIDGKPRYDGVRSLLDARGIDLPQGSPDDDPDQDTVCGLGNRKNAEFTAELTEHGVEPYPGSLRFLTAATDAGLSVAVVSSSANAKQVLRTAGILERFPVIVDGVVAREDGLAGKPAPDTYLDAASRFGLTAAECVVVEDATSGVAAGRNGAFGLVIGVDRGAGADALRADGADVVVTDLADLLAELPQPATPTA from the coding sequence ATGACGTCGTCTGACCGGCGAACCCCTGCGCGCCTCGCCGACGCGCGGGCGCTCCTCTTCGACCTCGACGGCGTCCTCACGCCGACGGCCGACGTGCACATGCGGGCCTGGAGCCGGCTCTTCACGCCCTACCTCGAGCAGCACGGTGTCGCCCCGTACACGGAGCAGGACTACTTCGCGTACATCGACGGCAAGCCGCGGTACGACGGCGTGCGCTCGCTGCTCGATGCGCGGGGCATCGACCTGCCGCAGGGCTCCCCGGACGACGACCCCGACCAGGACACCGTCTGCGGGCTCGGCAACCGCAAGAACGCCGAGTTCACGGCCGAGCTGACCGAGCACGGGGTCGAGCCGTACCCGGGGTCGCTGCGCTTCCTGACCGCCGCGACCGACGCCGGGCTGTCCGTCGCCGTGGTGTCGAGCTCCGCCAACGCGAAGCAGGTCCTGCGCACGGCCGGCATCCTCGAGCGGTTCCCCGTCATCGTCGACGGCGTGGTCGCGCGCGAGGACGGCCTCGCCGGCAAGCCCGCACCCGACACCTACCTCGACGCGGCGAGTCGGTTCGGCCTCACCGCTGCGGAGTGCGTCGTGGTCGAGGACGCCACCAGCGGCGTCGCCGCCGGGCGGAACGGCGCGTTCGGACTCGTCATCGGCGTCGACCGCGGTGCGGGTGCCGACGCGCTCCGCGCCGACGGTGCCGACGTCGTCGTGACCGACCTGGCGGACCTGCTCGCCGAGCTGCCGCAGCCGGCCACCCCCACGGCCTGA
- a CDS encoding alpha/beta hydrolase → MNRALRVTTWIVAALVVLVLVFLVWANIVMQGTRSAALQVWRDDRVSVRDAGDSVVMSPTGQANGVGIVFIPGAKVDAYAYMASFRQVVAAGTTVVITKPTLHLAFFDLRPLSAFERYAPSVTTWAVGGHSLGGVRACQLADDPGVAGLLLFGSYCANDLSRSDVDVLSVSGSRDGLSTPAKVDAARDRLPADATMTEIQGANHADFGAYGAQPGDLTATIPRSLARAEISAAVERWIEGIRSDVLH, encoded by the coding sequence ATGAACCGAGCACTCCGTGTCACCACCTGGATCGTGGCGGCACTCGTCGTCCTGGTGCTGGTGTTCCTGGTCTGGGCGAACATCGTCATGCAGGGCACCCGGTCGGCGGCACTCCAGGTCTGGCGCGACGACCGGGTGTCCGTGCGCGACGCCGGCGACTCGGTCGTGATGAGCCCGACGGGGCAGGCGAACGGCGTGGGGATCGTGTTCATCCCGGGCGCCAAGGTCGACGCGTACGCCTACATGGCGTCCTTCCGGCAGGTCGTGGCGGCCGGCACCACCGTCGTCATCACGAAGCCGACCCTGCACCTGGCCTTCTTCGACCTCCGCCCGCTGTCCGCCTTCGAGCGGTACGCGCCGTCGGTCACCACCTGGGCGGTCGGCGGGCACTCGCTCGGCGGTGTCCGGGCATGCCAGCTCGCCGACGACCCGGGCGTCGCCGGGCTGCTGCTGTTCGGCAGCTACTGCGCGAACGACCTGTCGCGCTCGGACGTCGACGTGCTGAGCGTCTCGGGGTCGCGCGACGGGCTGTCCACCCCGGCGAAGGTCGACGCCGCCCGCGACCGGCTGCCCGCCGACGCCACGATGACCGAGATCCAGGGCGCGAACCACGCCGACTTCGGCGCCTACGGCGCCCAGCCGGGGGACCTGACGGCGACGATCCCGCGGTCCCTGGCCCGAGCCGAGATCAGCGCGGCGGTCGAGCGGTGGATCGAGGGGATCCGGTCCGACGTCCTGCACTGA
- a CDS encoding bifunctional GNAT family N-acetyltransferase/class I SAM-dependent methyltransferase gives MTIALRAMTADDWQQWRPVRLAALADAPDAFGSRLVDWADAPESRWRTRLSIPGALDLVAYDGELAVGMASGVPGEGDDAELISMWVDPAARGRGVADALIDAVARWAVETGADVLELAVMPDNARARRTYARLGFTESAVAGDALPDGRHEVVMRRALPGPPESPRASRLVDVLAGLVRPGAHVLELGSGAGRDALALEAAGFRVDRTDGARSFVDELRADGHGARVLDVRTGVFGGPFDAVFATGLLRHVRRAELRGVLRRALVAVRPGGVLAVTVQRTDDALAADVVSAGWDDVVVRATSGDGPITITAHRTEDER, from the coding sequence GTGACGATCGCGCTGCGGGCCATGACCGCCGACGACTGGCAGCAGTGGCGGCCGGTGCGGCTGGCGGCGCTCGCGGACGCCCCCGATGCCTTCGGCTCGCGGCTCGTCGACTGGGCAGATGCGCCAGAGAGCCGCTGGCGCACCCGGCTGTCGATCCCGGGTGCGCTCGACCTGGTCGCGTACGACGGTGAGCTCGCCGTCGGCATGGCCAGCGGGGTCCCCGGGGAGGGCGACGATGCCGAACTGATCTCGATGTGGGTCGACCCCGCCGCGCGTGGCCGCGGAGTCGCGGACGCCCTCATCGACGCCGTTGCCCGCTGGGCCGTCGAGACCGGGGCTGACGTGCTCGAGCTCGCGGTGATGCCCGACAACGCCCGTGCCCGACGGACGTACGCACGGCTCGGTTTCACGGAGTCCGCCGTGGCCGGTGACGCCCTGCCGGACGGCCGTCACGAGGTCGTGATGCGCCGGGCGCTGCCCGGACCACCGGAGTCCCCACGCGCCTCCAGGCTCGTCGACGTCCTCGCCGGGCTGGTGCGCCCGGGTGCACACGTGCTCGAACTCGGCTCGGGGGCCGGACGTGACGCGCTCGCCCTCGAAGCCGCCGGGTTCCGTGTCGATCGCACCGACGGGGCCAGGTCCTTCGTCGACGAGCTCCGGGCCGACGGACACGGCGCGCGGGTGCTCGACGTCCGGACCGGGGTGTTCGGCGGACCGTTCGACGCCGTGTTCGCGACCGGGCTGCTCCGCCACGTGCGGCGGGCGGAGCTCCGCGGGGTGCTCCGCCGTGCCCTCGTGGCCGTCCGTCCCGGCGGGGTGCTCGCCGTGACGGTGCAGCGGACCGACGATGCCCTCGCGGCCGACGTCGTGTCCGCTGGCTGGGACGACGTCGTCGTCCGGGCGACCTCGGGCGACGGGCCGATCACGATCACCGCACACCGGACTGAGGACGAACGATGA
- the hxlA gene encoding 3-hexulose-6-phosphate synthase: MQLQFAMDTLTTEKALELAAAAAPHVDIIELGTPLIKSAGLSAVTAIKEAHPDKIVFADLKTMDAGELEADIAFSAGADLVTVLGVAGDSTIAGAVKAAKAHGKGIVVDLIGVSDKAARAREVTEMGVEFVEMHAGLDEQAEEGFTFSKLLDAGKESGVPFSVAGGVNASSVASVQEAGARVAVAGSAIYSASDVGAAAAEIRAAITA, encoded by the coding sequence ATGCAGCTCCAGTTCGCCATGGACACCCTCACCACGGAGAAGGCGCTCGAACTCGCCGCCGCGGCAGCTCCGCACGTCGACATCATCGAGCTCGGCACGCCGCTCATCAAGAGCGCCGGTCTCTCCGCCGTGACCGCGATCAAGGAAGCCCACCCGGACAAGATCGTGTTCGCCGACCTCAAGACGATGGACGCCGGCGAGCTCGAGGCCGACATCGCCTTCTCCGCCGGCGCCGACCTGGTCACCGTGCTCGGGGTCGCCGGTGACAGCACCATCGCCGGTGCGGTCAAGGCAGCCAAGGCCCACGGCAAGGGCATCGTCGTCGACCTGATCGGCGTCTCCGACAAGGCCGCCCGTGCCCGCGAGGTCACCGAGATGGGCGTCGAGTTCGTCGAGATGCACGCCGGTCTCGACGAGCAGGCAGAGGAGGGCTTCACCTTCTCGAAGCTGCTCGACGCCGGCAAGGAGTCCGGCGTGCCGTTCTCGGTCGCCGGTGGCGTGAACGCCTCGTCCGTCGCGTCCGTGCAGGAGGCCGGCGCCCGCGTGGCCGTCGCCGGCAGCGCCATCTACAGCGCGTCCGACGTCGGCGCCGCGGCCGCCGAGATCCGCGCGGCGATCACGGCCTGA
- the hxlB gene encoding 6-phospho-3-hexuloisomerase, with product MAQPTVPDALDLVVHELDDLVAGLRDADQAPSERALDLLGSAARVFVHGAGRSGLALRMTAMRLMHLGLQVHVVGEVTTPAIRSGDVLLVASGSGTTTGIVQAARTASDEGASVLAISTTDDSPLSELATVTLVLPAATKTDRSGTASAQYAGSLFEQGVVLLGDALFHSLWQRSGRSADELWPRHANLE from the coding sequence ATGGCACAACCGACCGTCCCCGACGCGCTCGACCTGGTCGTCCACGAGCTCGACGACCTGGTCGCCGGACTGCGCGACGCCGACCAGGCGCCGTCCGAGCGTGCCCTCGACCTGCTCGGCAGCGCAGCGCGCGTGTTCGTGCACGGCGCCGGGCGATCGGGGCTGGCACTCCGGATGACCGCCATGCGGCTGATGCACCTCGGTCTGCAGGTCCACGTCGTGGGCGAGGTCACCACCCCGGCGATCCGCTCAGGTGACGTCCTGCTCGTCGCGAGCGGTTCCGGCACCACGACCGGCATCGTGCAGGCAGCACGGACCGCGTCGGACGAGGGTGCGAGCGTCCTCGCGATCTCGACGACCGACGACTCGCCGCTGTCCGAACTCGCGACCGTCACCCTCGTGCTGCCCGCCGCCACCAAGACCGACCGATCGGGCACCGCCTCGGCGCAGTACGCCGGCAGCCTGTTCGAGCAGGGCGTCGTCCTGCTCGGTGACGCACTCTTCCACAGCCTGTGGCAGCGCAGCGGTCGGTCCGCCGACGAGCTGTGGCCCCGCCACGCCAACCTCGAATGA